Proteins from a genomic interval of Anas platyrhynchos isolate ZD024472 breed Pekin duck chromosome 4, IASCAAS_PekinDuck_T2T, whole genome shotgun sequence:
- the TNIP3 gene encoding TNFAIP3-interacting protein 3 isoform X5, whose amino-acid sequence MIHSEQLKRKNKEAEDLLELCLHQCGEMESRCESKELDAEIRNLIEKSSTFTSHEDPEAVAQESPNHQRASCSLKTCSETNARGRLGCTWADVSEMEAPADLLESKHVLLTKKKTVLANSLEQQILSLERQRRELLEVNKQWDHQFRAMKQLYEEQLAEMKTKLDMSERRVSELEEERHRHPPEKERLQVLGRDRLSQEMKETKVLSEVLHDMKEENKLLKQKNASMIRKQEHYECEISRLNKALKDVLQKKHQSVPGTPSEGVDKNSLEDMRTQLEVLQQQVQIYEEDFRKERSDRERLNEEKEALQKINERLQSQLNKLNSQIKTCVKGKEKLEKQLQQQTKDLPPDYQWYVPDQFPPDVQHKANDSSSEKGAHR is encoded by the exons ATTCACTCTGAGCAGctcaaaaggaagaataaagagGCAGAGGATCTCCTTGAATTGTGTCTCCATCAGTGTGGTGAGATGGAAAG CAGGTGTGAAAGTAAAGAGCTTGATGCTGAAATAAGAAACCTGATAGAGAAGAGTAGCACTTTCACATCACATGAGGACCCTGAAGCTGTTGCCCAAGAAAGTCCGAACCATCAGAGAGCTTCATGTTCCCTAAAG ACCTGCAGTGAAACAAATGCTCGAGGCCGTCTTGGATGCACGTGGGCTGATGTGAGTGAAATGGAAGCTCCAGCAGACCTGCTCGAA tCAAAGCACGTACTACTGACCAAAAAGAAGACTGTATTAGCCAATTCTCTGGAACAACAGATTCTCTCACTGGAAAGGCAGAGACGAGAG CTTCTGGAGGTGAACAAACAATGGGATCATCAGTTTAGAGCTATGAAACAACTTTATGAAGAACAG CTGgcagaaatgaagacaaaacTGGACATGTCAGAGAGGAGAGTCAGTGAGCTGGAGGAAGAGAGACATCGACATCCTCCAGAAAAGGAGAGGCTGCAAGTCCTGGGCAGAGACAGGCTGTCACAGGAAATG aaagaaacaaaggttCTCAGTGAAGTCCTGCACGACATGAAGGAAGAGAACAAGCTGCTGAAGCAGAAGAATGCCTCAATGATAAGAAAACAAGAACACTATGAGTGTGAAATAAGTCGTCTTAATAAG GCCCTTAAGGATGTGTTGCAAAAGAAGCACCAATCTGTTCCTGGGACTCCTTCAGAGGGGGTTGACAAGAACAGCCTCGAGGACATGAGAACCCAACTTGAAGTTCTCCAGCAGCAG GTACAAATATATGAAGAAGACTTCAGAAAGGAGCGATCTGACAGAGAAAGACTTAATGAGGAGAAAGAAGCATTGCAGAAGATTAACGAGAGATTACAGTCTCAACTGAATAAACTAAACTCTCAG attaagacctgtgtgaagggaaaggaaaaactaGAAAAGCAGTTGCAGCAGCAG ACAAAAGACCTCCCG
- the TNIP3 gene encoding TNFAIP3-interacting protein 3 isoform X2 → MIHSEQLKRKNKEAEDLLELCLHQCGEMERCESKELDAEIRNLIEKSSTFTSHEDPEAVAQESPNHQRASCSLKTCSETNARGRLGCTWADVSEMEAPADLLESKHVLLTKKKTVLANSLEQQILSLERQRRELLEVNKQWDHQFRAMKQLYEEQLAEMKTKLDMSERRVSELEEERHRHPPEKERLQVLGRDRLSQEMKETKVLSEVLHDMKEENKLLKQKNASMIRKQEHYECEISRLNKALKDVLQKKHQSVPGTPSEGVDKNSLEDMRTQLEVLQQQVQIYEEDFRKERSDRERLNEEKEALQKINERLQSQLNKLNSQIKTCVKGKEKLEKQLQQQTKDLPVQSERPSYPPPLFLSPCVNYGNCGLVLHYQDPRVHPMSRRAHEQQQHSPDYQWYVPDQFPPDVQHKANDSSSEKGAHR, encoded by the exons ATTCACTCTGAGCAGctcaaaaggaagaataaagagGCAGAGGATCTCCTTGAATTGTGTCTCCATCAGTGTGGTGAGATGGAAAG GTGTGAAAGTAAAGAGCTTGATGCTGAAATAAGAAACCTGATAGAGAAGAGTAGCACTTTCACATCACATGAGGACCCTGAAGCTGTTGCCCAAGAAAGTCCGAACCATCAGAGAGCTTCATGTTCCCTAAAG ACCTGCAGTGAAACAAATGCTCGAGGCCGTCTTGGATGCACGTGGGCTGATGTGAGTGAAATGGAAGCTCCAGCAGACCTGCTCGAA tCAAAGCACGTACTACTGACCAAAAAGAAGACTGTATTAGCCAATTCTCTGGAACAACAGATTCTCTCACTGGAAAGGCAGAGACGAGAG CTTCTGGAGGTGAACAAACAATGGGATCATCAGTTTAGAGCTATGAAACAACTTTATGAAGAACAG CTGgcagaaatgaagacaaaacTGGACATGTCAGAGAGGAGAGTCAGTGAGCTGGAGGAAGAGAGACATCGACATCCTCCAGAAAAGGAGAGGCTGCAAGTCCTGGGCAGAGACAGGCTGTCACAGGAAATG aaagaaacaaaggttCTCAGTGAAGTCCTGCACGACATGAAGGAAGAGAACAAGCTGCTGAAGCAGAAGAATGCCTCAATGATAAGAAAACAAGAACACTATGAGTGTGAAATAAGTCGTCTTAATAAG GCCCTTAAGGATGTGTTGCAAAAGAAGCACCAATCTGTTCCTGGGACTCCTTCAGAGGGGGTTGACAAGAACAGCCTCGAGGACATGAGAACCCAACTTGAAGTTCTCCAGCAGCAG GTACAAATATATGAAGAAGACTTCAGAAAGGAGCGATCTGACAGAGAAAGACTTAATGAGGAGAAAGAAGCATTGCAGAAGATTAACGAGAGATTACAGTCTCAACTGAATAAACTAAACTCTCAG attaagacctgtgtgaagggaaaggaaaaactaGAAAAGCAGTTGCAGCAGCAG ACAAAAGACCTCCCGGTACAGTCTGAGAGACCCAGTTACCCACCTCCACTCTTTCTCTCCCCATGCGTTAATTATGGGAACTGTGGGTTGGTCCTTCACTATCAAGATCCTCGAGTACATCCAATGTCTCGCAGGGCACACGAACAGCAGCAACACTCA
- the TNIP3 gene encoding TNFAIP3-interacting protein 3 isoform X1 yields MIHSEQLKRKNKEAEDLLELCLHQCGEMESRCESKELDAEIRNLIEKSSTFTSHEDPEAVAQESPNHQRASCSLKTCSETNARGRLGCTWADVSEMEAPADLLESKHVLLTKKKTVLANSLEQQILSLERQRRELLEVNKQWDHQFRAMKQLYEEQLAEMKTKLDMSERRVSELEEERHRHPPEKERLQVLGRDRLSQEMKETKVLSEVLHDMKEENKLLKQKNASMIRKQEHYECEISRLNKALKDVLQKKHQSVPGTPSEGVDKNSLEDMRTQLEVLQQQVQIYEEDFRKERSDRERLNEEKEALQKINERLQSQLNKLNSQIKTCVKGKEKLEKQLQQQTKDLPVQSERPSYPPPLFLSPCVNYGNCGLVLHYQDPRVHPMSRRAHEQQQHSPDYQWYVPDQFPPDVQHKANDSSSEKGAHR; encoded by the exons ATTCACTCTGAGCAGctcaaaaggaagaataaagagGCAGAGGATCTCCTTGAATTGTGTCTCCATCAGTGTGGTGAGATGGAAAG CAGGTGTGAAAGTAAAGAGCTTGATGCTGAAATAAGAAACCTGATAGAGAAGAGTAGCACTTTCACATCACATGAGGACCCTGAAGCTGTTGCCCAAGAAAGTCCGAACCATCAGAGAGCTTCATGTTCCCTAAAG ACCTGCAGTGAAACAAATGCTCGAGGCCGTCTTGGATGCACGTGGGCTGATGTGAGTGAAATGGAAGCTCCAGCAGACCTGCTCGAA tCAAAGCACGTACTACTGACCAAAAAGAAGACTGTATTAGCCAATTCTCTGGAACAACAGATTCTCTCACTGGAAAGGCAGAGACGAGAG CTTCTGGAGGTGAACAAACAATGGGATCATCAGTTTAGAGCTATGAAACAACTTTATGAAGAACAG CTGgcagaaatgaagacaaaacTGGACATGTCAGAGAGGAGAGTCAGTGAGCTGGAGGAAGAGAGACATCGACATCCTCCAGAAAAGGAGAGGCTGCAAGTCCTGGGCAGAGACAGGCTGTCACAGGAAATG aaagaaacaaaggttCTCAGTGAAGTCCTGCACGACATGAAGGAAGAGAACAAGCTGCTGAAGCAGAAGAATGCCTCAATGATAAGAAAACAAGAACACTATGAGTGTGAAATAAGTCGTCTTAATAAG GCCCTTAAGGATGTGTTGCAAAAGAAGCACCAATCTGTTCCTGGGACTCCTTCAGAGGGGGTTGACAAGAACAGCCTCGAGGACATGAGAACCCAACTTGAAGTTCTCCAGCAGCAG GTACAAATATATGAAGAAGACTTCAGAAAGGAGCGATCTGACAGAGAAAGACTTAATGAGGAGAAAGAAGCATTGCAGAAGATTAACGAGAGATTACAGTCTCAACTGAATAAACTAAACTCTCAG attaagacctgtgtgaagggaaaggaaaaactaGAAAAGCAGTTGCAGCAGCAG ACAAAAGACCTCCCGGTACAGTCTGAGAGACCCAGTTACCCACCTCCACTCTTTCTCTCCCCATGCGTTAATTATGGGAACTGTGGGTTGGTCCTTCACTATCAAGATCCTCGAGTACATCCAATGTCTCGCAGGGCACACGAACAGCAGCAACACTCA
- the TNIP3 gene encoding TNFAIP3-interacting protein 3 isoform X4, which produces MERCESKELDAEIRNLIEKSSTFTSHEDPEAVAQESPNHQRASCSLKTCSETNARGRLGCTWADVSEMEAPADLLESKHVLLTKKKTVLANSLEQQILSLERQRRELLEVNKQWDHQFRAMKQLYEEQLAEMKTKLDMSERRVSELEEERHRHPPEKERLQVLGRDRLSQEMKETKVLSEVLHDMKEENKLLKQKNASMIRKQEHYECEISRLNKALKDVLQKKHQSVPGTPSEGVDKNSLEDMRTQLEVLQQQVQIYEEDFRKERSDRERLNEEKEALQKINERLQSQLNKLNSQIKTCVKGKEKLEKQLQQQTKDLPVQSERPSYPPPLFLSPCVNYGNCGLVLHYQDPRVHPMSRRAHEQQQHSPDYQWYVPDQFPPDVQHKANDSSSEKGAHR; this is translated from the exons ATGGAAAG GTGTGAAAGTAAAGAGCTTGATGCTGAAATAAGAAACCTGATAGAGAAGAGTAGCACTTTCACATCACATGAGGACCCTGAAGCTGTTGCCCAAGAAAGTCCGAACCATCAGAGAGCTTCATGTTCCCTAAAG ACCTGCAGTGAAACAAATGCTCGAGGCCGTCTTGGATGCACGTGGGCTGATGTGAGTGAAATGGAAGCTCCAGCAGACCTGCTCGAA tCAAAGCACGTACTACTGACCAAAAAGAAGACTGTATTAGCCAATTCTCTGGAACAACAGATTCTCTCACTGGAAAGGCAGAGACGAGAG CTTCTGGAGGTGAACAAACAATGGGATCATCAGTTTAGAGCTATGAAACAACTTTATGAAGAACAG CTGgcagaaatgaagacaaaacTGGACATGTCAGAGAGGAGAGTCAGTGAGCTGGAGGAAGAGAGACATCGACATCCTCCAGAAAAGGAGAGGCTGCAAGTCCTGGGCAGAGACAGGCTGTCACAGGAAATG aaagaaacaaaggttCTCAGTGAAGTCCTGCACGACATGAAGGAAGAGAACAAGCTGCTGAAGCAGAAGAATGCCTCAATGATAAGAAAACAAGAACACTATGAGTGTGAAATAAGTCGTCTTAATAAG GCCCTTAAGGATGTGTTGCAAAAGAAGCACCAATCTGTTCCTGGGACTCCTTCAGAGGGGGTTGACAAGAACAGCCTCGAGGACATGAGAACCCAACTTGAAGTTCTCCAGCAGCAG GTACAAATATATGAAGAAGACTTCAGAAAGGAGCGATCTGACAGAGAAAGACTTAATGAGGAGAAAGAAGCATTGCAGAAGATTAACGAGAGATTACAGTCTCAACTGAATAAACTAAACTCTCAG attaagacctgtgtgaagggaaaggaaaaactaGAAAAGCAGTTGCAGCAGCAG ACAAAAGACCTCCCGGTACAGTCTGAGAGACCCAGTTACCCACCTCCACTCTTTCTCTCCCCATGCGTTAATTATGGGAACTGTGGGTTGGTCCTTCACTATCAAGATCCTCGAGTACATCCAATGTCTCGCAGGGCACACGAACAGCAGCAACACTCA
- the TNIP3 gene encoding TNFAIP3-interacting protein 3 isoform X3, with the protein MESRCESKELDAEIRNLIEKSSTFTSHEDPEAVAQESPNHQRASCSLKTCSETNARGRLGCTWADVSEMEAPADLLESKHVLLTKKKTVLANSLEQQILSLERQRRELLEVNKQWDHQFRAMKQLYEEQLAEMKTKLDMSERRVSELEEERHRHPPEKERLQVLGRDRLSQEMKETKVLSEVLHDMKEENKLLKQKNASMIRKQEHYECEISRLNKALKDVLQKKHQSVPGTPSEGVDKNSLEDMRTQLEVLQQQVQIYEEDFRKERSDRERLNEEKEALQKINERLQSQLNKLNSQIKTCVKGKEKLEKQLQQQTKDLPVQSERPSYPPPLFLSPCVNYGNCGLVLHYQDPRVHPMSRRAHEQQQHSPDYQWYVPDQFPPDVQHKANDSSSEKGAHR; encoded by the exons ATGGAAAG CAGGTGTGAAAGTAAAGAGCTTGATGCTGAAATAAGAAACCTGATAGAGAAGAGTAGCACTTTCACATCACATGAGGACCCTGAAGCTGTTGCCCAAGAAAGTCCGAACCATCAGAGAGCTTCATGTTCCCTAAAG ACCTGCAGTGAAACAAATGCTCGAGGCCGTCTTGGATGCACGTGGGCTGATGTGAGTGAAATGGAAGCTCCAGCAGACCTGCTCGAA tCAAAGCACGTACTACTGACCAAAAAGAAGACTGTATTAGCCAATTCTCTGGAACAACAGATTCTCTCACTGGAAAGGCAGAGACGAGAG CTTCTGGAGGTGAACAAACAATGGGATCATCAGTTTAGAGCTATGAAACAACTTTATGAAGAACAG CTGgcagaaatgaagacaaaacTGGACATGTCAGAGAGGAGAGTCAGTGAGCTGGAGGAAGAGAGACATCGACATCCTCCAGAAAAGGAGAGGCTGCAAGTCCTGGGCAGAGACAGGCTGTCACAGGAAATG aaagaaacaaaggttCTCAGTGAAGTCCTGCACGACATGAAGGAAGAGAACAAGCTGCTGAAGCAGAAGAATGCCTCAATGATAAGAAAACAAGAACACTATGAGTGTGAAATAAGTCGTCTTAATAAG GCCCTTAAGGATGTGTTGCAAAAGAAGCACCAATCTGTTCCTGGGACTCCTTCAGAGGGGGTTGACAAGAACAGCCTCGAGGACATGAGAACCCAACTTGAAGTTCTCCAGCAGCAG GTACAAATATATGAAGAAGACTTCAGAAAGGAGCGATCTGACAGAGAAAGACTTAATGAGGAGAAAGAAGCATTGCAGAAGATTAACGAGAGATTACAGTCTCAACTGAATAAACTAAACTCTCAG attaagacctgtgtgaagggaaaggaaaaactaGAAAAGCAGTTGCAGCAGCAG ACAAAAGACCTCCCGGTACAGTCTGAGAGACCCAGTTACCCACCTCCACTCTTTCTCTCCCCATGCGTTAATTATGGGAACTGTGGGTTGGTCCTTCACTATCAAGATCCTCGAGTACATCCAATGTCTCGCAGGGCACACGAACAGCAGCAACACTCA
- the TNIP3 gene encoding TNFAIP3-interacting protein 3 isoform X6, which yields MEAPADLLESKHVLLTKKKTVLANSLEQQILSLERQRRELLEVNKQWDHQFRAMKQLYEEQLAEMKTKLDMSERRVSELEEERHRHPPEKERLQVLGRDRLSQEMKETKVLSEVLHDMKEENKLLKQKNASMIRKQEHYECEISRLNKALKDVLQKKHQSVPGTPSEGVDKNSLEDMRTQLEVLQQQVQIYEEDFRKERSDRERLNEEKEALQKINERLQSQLNKLNSQIKTCVKGKEKLEKQLQQQTKDLPVQSERPSYPPPLFLSPCVNYGNCGLVLHYQDPRVHPMSRRAHEQQQHSPDYQWYVPDQFPPDVQHKANDSSSEKGAHR from the exons ATGGAAGCTCCAGCAGACCTGCTCGAA tCAAAGCACGTACTACTGACCAAAAAGAAGACTGTATTAGCCAATTCTCTGGAACAACAGATTCTCTCACTGGAAAGGCAGAGACGAGAG CTTCTGGAGGTGAACAAACAATGGGATCATCAGTTTAGAGCTATGAAACAACTTTATGAAGAACAG CTGgcagaaatgaagacaaaacTGGACATGTCAGAGAGGAGAGTCAGTGAGCTGGAGGAAGAGAGACATCGACATCCTCCAGAAAAGGAGAGGCTGCAAGTCCTGGGCAGAGACAGGCTGTCACAGGAAATG aaagaaacaaaggttCTCAGTGAAGTCCTGCACGACATGAAGGAAGAGAACAAGCTGCTGAAGCAGAAGAATGCCTCAATGATAAGAAAACAAGAACACTATGAGTGTGAAATAAGTCGTCTTAATAAG GCCCTTAAGGATGTGTTGCAAAAGAAGCACCAATCTGTTCCTGGGACTCCTTCAGAGGGGGTTGACAAGAACAGCCTCGAGGACATGAGAACCCAACTTGAAGTTCTCCAGCAGCAG GTACAAATATATGAAGAAGACTTCAGAAAGGAGCGATCTGACAGAGAAAGACTTAATGAGGAGAAAGAAGCATTGCAGAAGATTAACGAGAGATTACAGTCTCAACTGAATAAACTAAACTCTCAG attaagacctgtgtgaagggaaaggaaaaactaGAAAAGCAGTTGCAGCAGCAG ACAAAAGACCTCCCGGTACAGTCTGAGAGACCCAGTTACCCACCTCCACTCTTTCTCTCCCCATGCGTTAATTATGGGAACTGTGGGTTGGTCCTTCACTATCAAGATCCTCGAGTACATCCAATGTCTCGCAGGGCACACGAACAGCAGCAACACTCA